One Microbacterium keratanolyticum DNA window includes the following coding sequences:
- a CDS encoding alpha/beta fold hydrolase — translation MSLDRRMERPGARIRYRVGEGDGRAVVFTHGAGMDHTSFTALAERVQEAGFRPVLWDQRGHGESTLDAHVRFRAADTLADLGALLEELNLARPILVGHSLGGNLSQAFVRAEPDRVAALIVIGATWNAGPLTSVERVALRLAAPALALIPARRLPGLMARASAVTPGAIAATEAVFARMPKARFLDVWRATVSFVDPDDSYRTPVPLALMHGAEDRTGNIVSAMRRWALVEGIVAYVIEDAGHLPMLDAPDETAHDLLEILSLLPDTAPH, via the coding sequence ATGAGCCTAGACCGCAGGATGGAGCGTCCCGGTGCTCGTATCCGCTATCGCGTGGGCGAGGGCGACGGTCGCGCCGTGGTATTCACCCACGGCGCGGGGATGGACCACACAAGTTTCACGGCGCTCGCCGAGCGGGTGCAGGAGGCCGGATTCCGCCCGGTGCTCTGGGACCAGCGCGGCCACGGGGAATCCACCCTCGACGCGCACGTGCGTTTCCGTGCCGCTGACACGCTCGCCGATCTCGGCGCGCTGCTCGAGGAGCTGAACCTCGCTCGACCGATCCTCGTCGGACACTCACTGGGCGGCAACCTGTCGCAGGCGTTCGTGCGGGCCGAGCCCGACCGCGTCGCCGCCCTCATCGTGATCGGCGCGACGTGGAACGCCGGGCCGCTGACCTCCGTCGAGCGGGTGGCACTGCGGTTGGCGGCCCCCGCGCTCGCGCTCATTCCTGCACGACGTCTTCCCGGGCTTATGGCGCGCGCGTCGGCGGTGACGCCGGGTGCCATCGCCGCCACCGAAGCCGTCTTCGCTCGCATGCCGAAGGCGCGCTTCCTCGACGTCTGGCGGGCGACCGTGTCTTTCGTCGACCCCGACGACAGCTACCGCACCCCCGTCCCGCTTGCGCTCATGCACGGCGCGGAGGACCGCACCGGCAACATCGTCTCCGCGATGCGGCGCTGGGCGCTCGTTGAGGGGATCGTCGCCTACGTGATCGAGGATGCAGGGCATCTGCCGATGCTGGATGCGCCGGATGAGACGGCGCACGACCTGCTGGAGATCCTTTCTCTGCTTCCGGACACAGCCCCCCACTAG
- a CDS encoding gamma carbonic anhydrase family protein, translating into MIYEHLGARPRIDDTAVIAPTAVISGDVQIGPGCQVLHGAVITAEGGPITLGAHVIVMENALIRATAADAVHIGPHCLVGTLASIAGATVGEEVFFASGARVFNGARVGDRCEVRVNAIVHRRAVLPEGTVVPIGWVAVGDPVQLLSPDRAEEIAAAQPELDFPGYVFGVDRDTPDLMVQLTERYGQSLARHVDDRSV; encoded by the coding sequence ATGATCTACGAGCACCTCGGGGCTCGGCCCCGCATCGACGACACCGCAGTCATCGCTCCCACGGCCGTCATCTCCGGCGACGTGCAGATCGGTCCGGGATGTCAGGTCTTGCACGGGGCCGTGATCACCGCGGAGGGTGGGCCGATCACGCTGGGCGCCCACGTCATCGTGATGGAGAACGCGCTCATCCGTGCGACCGCCGCCGATGCCGTCCACATCGGACCCCACTGCCTGGTCGGCACTCTTGCGAGCATCGCGGGAGCCACGGTCGGCGAGGAGGTGTTCTTCGCCTCGGGCGCACGCGTGTTCAATGGTGCACGGGTGGGGGACCGCTGCGAGGTGCGGGTCAACGCGATCGTGCACCGACGCGCGGTTCTGCCAGAAGGAACCGTGGTGCCGATCGGCTGGGTCGCCGTGGGGGATCCGGTGCAGCTCCTGTCTCCGGATCGCGCGGAGGAGATCGCCGCGGCACAGCCGGAACTCGATTTCCCCGGGTACGTGTTCGGCGTCGACCGCGACACACCGGATCTCATGGTGCAGCTCACCGAGCGCTACGGTCAGTCGCTGGCGCGGCACGTCGACGACCGCTCCGTCTGA
- the gdhA gene encoding NADP-specific glutamate dehydrogenase has protein sequence MTETATLAPEFHPLADSVQPIFDTVQARSPHEPEFHQAVHEVLHSIAPVLTKHPEFVENGVLERLVEPERQIMFRVPWIDDAGRLQVNRGYRIQFSSVLGPYKGGLRFHPSVNLSIIKFLGFEQIFKNALTGQGIGGGKGGSDFDPHGRSEAEVMRFCQSFMSELYRHIGEHTDVPAGDIGVGGREIGYLFGMYRKITNRHESGILTGKGIGWGGAQVRTEATGYGAVFFVQEMLAVHGESLEGKRVAVSGSGNVAIYAIEKATQLGAKAITASDSSGYIVDDAGIDLSLLRQIKEVERGRIVEYAKRRPGARFVEGGNVWETPVDIAIPSATQNELSEASARILIANGVRAVAEGANMPCVPEAVEAFQQSEVLFAPGKAANAGGVATSALEMSQNASRQRWGFADSEQKLRDIMADVHDASFRAAERYGAPGDYVVGANSAGFERVATAMLAQGVI, from the coding sequence GTGACCGAGACCGCAACGCTTGCACCTGAATTCCACCCTCTCGCTGATTCCGTTCAGCCCATCTTCGACACCGTGCAGGCCCGCAGCCCTCACGAGCCCGAGTTCCACCAGGCCGTTCACGAGGTGCTCCACTCGATCGCCCCCGTGCTGACGAAGCACCCTGAGTTCGTCGAGAACGGCGTCCTCGAGCGGCTCGTCGAGCCCGAGCGCCAGATCATGTTCCGCGTGCCATGGATCGACGACGCCGGTCGCCTGCAGGTGAACCGCGGCTACCGCATCCAGTTCTCCTCCGTGCTCGGCCCGTACAAGGGCGGACTGCGTTTCCACCCCTCGGTGAACCTGTCGATCATCAAGTTCCTCGGCTTCGAGCAGATCTTCAAGAACGCGCTCACCGGCCAGGGCATCGGCGGCGGCAAGGGCGGCTCGGACTTCGACCCGCACGGCCGCAGCGAGGCCGAGGTCATGCGCTTCTGCCAGTCGTTCATGAGCGAGCTGTACCGCCACATCGGCGAGCACACCGACGTCCCCGCGGGTGACATCGGCGTCGGCGGCCGCGAGATCGGCTACCTGTTCGGTATGTACCGCAAGATCACCAACCGCCACGAGTCCGGCATCCTGACCGGCAAGGGCATCGGCTGGGGCGGTGCGCAGGTGCGCACCGAGGCCACCGGCTACGGCGCGGTCTTCTTCGTGCAGGAGATGCTTGCGGTGCACGGCGAGTCTCTCGAGGGCAAGCGCGTCGCGGTCTCCGGATCGGGCAACGTCGCGATCTACGCGATCGAGAAGGCCACGCAGCTGGGCGCCAAGGCGATCACCGCCTCCGACTCCTCCGGCTACATCGTCGACGACGCCGGCATCGATCTGAGCCTGCTGCGCCAGATCAAGGAGGTCGAGCGCGGCCGCATCGTCGAGTACGCGAAGCGTCGCCCCGGCGCACGCTTCGTCGAAGGCGGCAACGTCTGGGAGACGCCGGTCGACATCGCGATCCCCTCCGCCACCCAGAACGAGCTCAGCGAGGCATCCGCCCGCATCCTCATCGCCAACGGCGTGCGCGCTGTCGCCGAGGGCGCGAACATGCCCTGTGTGCCCGAGGCCGTCGAAGCCTTCCAGCAGTCCGAGGTGCTGTTCGCGCCGGGCAAGGCAGCGAACGCCGGTGGTGTCGCGACCTCCGCACTCGAGATGAGCCAGAACGCCTCGCGTCAGCGCTGGGGCTTCGCCGACAGCGAGCAGAAGCTGCGCGACATCATGGCTGACGTTCACGACGCCTCGTTCCGCGCTGCTGAGCGATACGGCGCCCCCGGCGACTACGTCGTCGGTGCCAACAGCGCCGGCTTCGAACGCGTCGCGACCGCCATGCTCGCCCAGGGCGTCATCTGA
- a CDS encoding phosphoenolpyruvate carboxylase, protein MRADVRMLGALLGQVLRECGSDGLFDDVERLRIATIQAYDDDSAEAFARATEIAESFSVQRADEVARAFTAYFHLVNLAEEHQRVRVLRDRAGQPGRPDANDTVATAFAQLVGEVGSEEAQRRLGALRFHPVFTAHPTEARRRAVSSSIRRLADLLTQHDVASEGGAEQQRAQRRMLEEVDTLWRTAPLRAEKPAPTDEVRTVMSVFDETLFTTVPHVYRRIDDALRGSDSGNSAPIAPAFVRVGSWVGGDRDGNPFVTADVTREAAAIASDHVLRGLESAIARIGRTLTLDAEGTPPSAAVEALWDQLRAADPETAEEIAKRSPEEPHRRVMLLIAGRVTATRLGDRARGYRVPDELLADLRAVQDSLEAAGARRHAFGGVQHLIWQVETYGFHLTELEVRQHSQVHRTALAELQAGGEISEQTQEVLEVFRAVAHIQNTYGPRSAGRYVVSFTQSADDLANVHRLARFAFPDGDGPVLDVVPLFETFADLQAAPGILAEVITHPEVSARLAQTGRRMEVMLGYSDSSKDVGPVAATLALYEAQALIAGWAKESGIELTLFHGRGGALGRGGGPANSAILAQPPHSVDGRFKLTEQGETIFARYGEPAIAMRHIDQVAAATLLASSPSVEKRTSEAAERFAEVASVMDAASRERFFSLVKAEGFAPWFATVTPLEEIGLLALGSRPARRGLSVESLEDLRAIPWVFAWTQARINLAGWFGLGSALDAVGDVALLQTAYRDWPLLRTMIDNVAMSLAKTDTRIARRYLELGDRPELAQLVLDELELTREWVIRLTGGDELLANKRVLQRAVKMRSPYVDALSLLQLRALRALRDTPENAPQDPELQRLLLLSVSGVAAGLQNTG, encoded by the coding sequence ATGCGCGCCGATGTGCGGATGCTGGGAGCTCTGCTCGGCCAGGTTCTGCGCGAATGCGGCAGCGACGGCCTCTTCGACGATGTGGAGCGACTGCGCATCGCCACGATCCAGGCGTACGACGATGACTCCGCCGAGGCCTTCGCCCGCGCCACCGAGATCGCCGAATCCTTCTCGGTGCAGCGCGCCGACGAGGTCGCTCGCGCCTTCACCGCCTACTTCCACCTCGTGAACCTCGCGGAAGAGCACCAGCGCGTGCGCGTGCTCCGCGATCGGGCGGGTCAGCCGGGCCGACCCGACGCCAATGACACCGTCGCGACCGCGTTCGCGCAGCTCGTCGGCGAGGTCGGCTCCGAGGAGGCGCAGCGGCGCCTGGGCGCGCTGCGCTTCCACCCCGTGTTCACGGCGCACCCGACCGAGGCCCGCCGTCGCGCGGTCTCCAGCAGCATCCGCCGTCTGGCCGATCTGCTGACCCAGCACGACGTCGCAAGCGAGGGCGGTGCCGAACAGCAGCGCGCGCAGCGCCGGATGCTGGAAGAGGTCGACACTCTCTGGCGCACCGCCCCTCTGCGTGCGGAGAAGCCCGCGCCCACCGATGAGGTGCGCACGGTCATGTCCGTGTTCGACGAGACCCTCTTCACGACGGTGCCGCACGTGTACCGCCGCATCGACGATGCGCTGCGCGGGTCCGACTCCGGCAACTCCGCGCCGATCGCACCCGCTTTCGTGCGCGTCGGATCGTGGGTCGGCGGCGACCGCGACGGCAACCCGTTCGTCACGGCAGACGTCACACGCGAGGCCGCGGCCATCGCGTCCGATCACGTCCTGCGCGGCCTCGAGAGCGCGATCGCCCGCATCGGACGAACACTGACACTGGATGCCGAGGGCACCCCGCCCTCCGCCGCGGTCGAGGCACTCTGGGACCAGCTGCGCGCCGCAGATCCCGAGACTGCGGAAGAGATTGCCAAGCGCTCCCCCGAAGAGCCGCACCGCCGAGTCATGCTGCTCATCGCGGGCCGCGTCACGGCGACCCGCCTCGGTGATCGGGCACGCGGGTACCGCGTCCCCGACGAGCTGCTCGCCGATCTGCGCGCTGTGCAGGACTCGCTCGAGGCTGCCGGGGCGCGCCGTCACGCCTTCGGCGGCGTGCAGCACCTCATCTGGCAGGTCGAGACGTACGGCTTCCACCTCACCGAGCTCGAAGTGCGCCAGCACTCCCAGGTGCACCGCACCGCGCTCGCCGAGCTGCAGGCCGGCGGCGAGATCAGCGAACAGACGCAGGAGGTCCTTGAGGTCTTCCGCGCTGTCGCGCACATCCAGAACACGTACGGTCCGCGCTCCGCCGGACGCTACGTGGTGTCGTTCACGCAGTCCGCCGACGACCTCGCGAACGTGCACCGTCTCGCGCGCTTCGCCTTCCCCGACGGCGACGGGCCCGTCCTCGACGTCGTCCCGCTCTTCGAGACCTTCGCCGACCTGCAGGCGGCCCCCGGCATCCTCGCCGAGGTCATCACGCATCCTGAGGTCTCTGCGCGTCTCGCGCAGACCGGTCGCCGCATGGAGGTCATGCTCGGCTACTCCGACTCGTCGAAGGACGTCGGGCCCGTCGCGGCAACCCTCGCGCTCTACGAAGCGCAGGCGCTCATCGCCGGGTGGGCGAAGGAGTCGGGCATCGAGCTCACGCTCTTCCATGGCCGTGGCGGTGCGCTCGGACGCGGTGGTGGACCCGCCAACTCGGCGATCCTCGCTCAGCCGCCGCACTCCGTCGATGGCCGCTTCAAGCTGACCGAGCAGGGCGAGACGATCTTCGCCCGCTACGGAGAGCCCGCGATCGCGATGCGCCACATCGATCAGGTCGCCGCCGCCACCCTGCTGGCGTCCTCGCCGAGCGTCGAGAAGCGCACGAGCGAGGCTGCGGAGCGCTTCGCCGAGGTGGCATCGGTGATGGATGCCGCCTCCCGTGAGCGCTTCTTCTCGCTTGTGAAGGCCGAGGGCTTCGCCCCCTGGTTCGCCACGGTCACCCCGCTGGAGGAGATCGGTCTGCTCGCGCTGGGATCGCGCCCTGCCCGCCGAGGCCTCTCCGTCGAGTCCCTGGAAGATCTCCGCGCCATTCCGTGGGTGTTCGCCTGGACACAGGCGCGCATCAACCTCGCCGGCTGGTTCGGCCTGGGCTCCGCCCTCGACGCCGTCGGCGATGTCGCGCTCCTGCAGACCGCATATCGTGACTGGCCGCTGCTGCGGACGATGATCGACAACGTCGCGATGAGTCTTGCCAAGACAGACACGCGCATCGCACGCCGCTACCTCGAGCTCGGCGATCGTCCGGAGCTGGCGCAGCTCGTCCTCGACGAGCTGGAGCTGACCCGGGAATGGGTGATCCGCCTGACCGGCGGCGACGAGCTGCTCGCGAACAAGCGCGTGCTTCAGCGCGCCGTCAAGATGCGCAGCCCCTACGTCGACGCGCTCTCCCTGCTCCAGCTGCGTGCGCTGCGTGCGCTGCGCGACACCCCGGAGAACGCCCCGCAGGATCCGGAGCTGCAGCGACTTCTGCTGCTGTCGGTCAGCGGCGTCGCCGCGGGCCTGCAGAACACGGGATGA
- the mfd gene encoding transcription-repair coupling factor, with protein sequence MTVQGIVRALEEASPFRDALSWAQTDAELIAADGMDAPLLAGLLQRRADSGKPAALLVVVPTGRRAETLASALVSYVPDAEVLTFPAWETLPHERLSPSPDTVGRRLDVLGRITEWDGTHPLIVVASVRAALQPLAPDLGGISALVLRKGARGLELDEVARTLVERAYSRVDMVSRRGEFAVRGGILDVFPPTAEHPARVEFFGDEVDEIRFFSVADQRSLPGEVAEVSLPASRELLLTPAVREKAASLVAVFPGIAAMLQKMAEGIPVEGMESLLPAVAGPLVPLADYLPAGSATALVDPERASARATSLGETNREFLEAAWSAATAGASAPVDLGAGDFLSLGDFRTAVHDRDGVWWRLSAFDPGSESEHLDAGSDGQTAVPIPSFHGNVDGAIEFVSARVSDGWRVVLVAAGAGLIDRARDVLSDRGVAARIVPDLTEVPDAGVATLVVGSIEAGFQVPEAGLAVLTENEFYGRTIGGDQRVVKKLASRRKNVVDPMQLKPGDFVVHATHGIARFVEMTQREVSTGGRNAVKTTRDYLVLEYAPSKRGYPGDKLFVPTDQLDLLSKYVGGEAPTLSKMGGSDWAAAKGKARKAVRDIAVELVKLYSARMSAKGHAFGPDTPWQRELEEAFPFAETHDQLQTIDEIKADMERPIPMDRLLSGDVGFGKTEVAVRAAFKAIQDGKQVAMLVPTTLLVKQHLETFTERFAGFPVKVRPLSRFQTDKEARLVLQGLLDGTVDMVIGTHRILTDQVIFKDLGLMIIDEEQRFGVEHKDALKKMKTNVDILAMSATPIPRTLEMAVTGIREMSTLATPPEDRHPILSFVGPRNDKQVAAAIRREILREGQVFYVHNRVQSIQRVAAQLAELVPEARIAVAHGQMGEHQLEQVVDDFWERKFDVLVSTTIIETGLDISNANTIIIDRADRYGLSQLHQLRGRVGRGRERAYAYFLYDELKPLSETAADRLQTIAVNNELGSGMQVALKDLEIRGAGNMLGAEQAGHIAGVGFDLYLRMIGEAVSTFRGEETETGAELRLELPIDARIPDAYIDSERLRLEAYQKLSSASTATAADDAIGLVIDELTDRYGTPPPEVEGLVAVARLRRRAARAGISDVVVMGSNLRIAPAHLADSMQVRLRRLYPTAKLVSGGDALVVPIPRPGDEAMTDEQLLDWVGQLLTALFPEPVAASS encoded by the coding sequence GTGACTGTGCAGGGGATTGTTCGCGCCTTGGAAGAGGCATCGCCGTTTCGTGATGCGCTGAGTTGGGCGCAGACCGATGCCGAGCTGATCGCTGCCGACGGCATGGACGCTCCGCTGCTCGCAGGACTGCTTCAGCGCCGGGCCGACTCCGGGAAGCCCGCTGCGCTCCTCGTCGTCGTCCCCACCGGTCGGCGCGCTGAGACGCTGGCGAGCGCCCTCGTCTCCTATGTTCCGGACGCGGAGGTGCTGACGTTCCCGGCATGGGAGACGCTGCCGCACGAGCGCTTGAGCCCCAGCCCCGACACGGTAGGGCGCCGCTTGGACGTGCTGGGGCGCATAACCGAGTGGGACGGCACGCATCCGCTCATCGTGGTGGCGTCCGTGCGCGCGGCTCTGCAGCCGCTTGCCCCGGATCTCGGCGGAATCTCCGCGCTCGTGCTGCGCAAGGGCGCCCGCGGTCTCGAACTCGATGAGGTCGCTCGCACGCTCGTCGAGCGTGCGTACTCGCGCGTCGACATGGTCTCCCGTCGCGGCGAGTTCGCCGTGCGCGGCGGCATCCTCGACGTGTTCCCGCCGACTGCCGAGCATCCGGCCCGAGTTGAGTTCTTCGGCGATGAAGTCGACGAGATTCGCTTCTTCTCGGTCGCCGACCAGCGCTCACTGCCGGGTGAGGTCGCAGAGGTGTCGCTTCCTGCGAGCCGCGAGCTGCTGCTGACGCCCGCCGTGCGCGAGAAGGCAGCGTCGCTCGTTGCGGTCTTCCCGGGGATTGCCGCGATGCTGCAGAAGATGGCAGAGGGAATCCCGGTCGAGGGCATGGAGTCGCTGCTGCCGGCGGTCGCAGGGCCGCTCGTGCCGCTCGCCGACTATCTGCCCGCGGGATCCGCCACGGCGCTGGTCGACCCCGAGCGTGCCAGCGCGCGCGCGACGAGCCTGGGCGAGACCAACCGTGAGTTCCTGGAGGCGGCATGGAGCGCCGCAACGGCCGGGGCATCCGCGCCTGTCGACCTCGGCGCCGGAGACTTTCTCTCGCTCGGTGACTTCCGCACGGCCGTGCACGACCGAGACGGCGTCTGGTGGCGGCTGAGCGCCTTCGATCCCGGTTCCGAGAGCGAACATCTCGATGCCGGATCCGACGGACAGACCGCCGTGCCGATCCCGTCGTTCCACGGCAATGTCGACGGCGCCATAGAGTTCGTCTCCGCACGTGTCAGCGACGGCTGGCGCGTCGTGCTCGTCGCTGCAGGCGCAGGACTCATCGACCGTGCGCGCGATGTCCTGTCCGATCGAGGGGTCGCGGCACGAATCGTCCCCGATCTCACCGAGGTTCCCGATGCGGGAGTGGCGACGCTCGTGGTGGGGAGCATCGAGGCCGGATTCCAGGTTCCCGAGGCGGGGCTCGCGGTGCTCACCGAGAACGAGTTCTACGGACGCACGATCGGCGGCGACCAGCGTGTGGTCAAGAAGCTCGCCTCGCGCCGCAAGAACGTCGTCGATCCGATGCAGCTCAAGCCCGGCGACTTCGTCGTGCACGCCACGCACGGCATCGCGCGCTTCGTCGAGATGACCCAGCGCGAGGTGTCCACCGGAGGGCGCAACGCCGTCAAGACGACCCGTGACTACCTGGTTCTCGAGTACGCGCCGTCGAAGCGCGGCTATCCGGGCGACAAGCTCTTCGTGCCGACCGACCAGCTCGACCTGCTGTCGAAGTACGTCGGTGGCGAAGCGCCCACGCTGTCGAAGATGGGCGGCAGCGACTGGGCGGCAGCCAAAGGCAAGGCGCGCAAGGCAGTGCGCGACATCGCGGTCGAGCTCGTCAAGCTGTACTCGGCCCGGATGAGCGCGAAGGGTCACGCCTTCGGCCCTGACACTCCCTGGCAGCGCGAGCTGGAAGAGGCGTTTCCGTTCGCGGAGACCCACGATCAGCTGCAGACGATCGACGAGATCAAGGCCGACATGGAACGGCCGATTCCCATGGACCGTCTGCTCTCGGGCGACGTCGGCTTCGGCAAGACCGAAGTCGCGGTGCGGGCCGCATTCAAGGCGATCCAGGACGGCAAGCAGGTCGCCATGCTCGTGCCGACGACGCTGCTGGTGAAGCAGCACCTCGAGACCTTCACCGAGCGCTTCGCGGGCTTCCCGGTCAAGGTGCGTCCGCTGTCGCGCTTCCAGACCGACAAAGAGGCGCGCCTCGTGCTGCAGGGCCTGCTCGACGGCACGGTCGACATGGTCATCGGAACACACCGCATCCTCACCGACCAGGTCATCTTCAAAGACCTGGGACTCATGATCATCGATGAGGAGCAGCGATTCGGCGTCGAGCACAAGGACGCCCTGAAGAAGATGAAGACGAACGTCGACATCCTGGCGATGAGCGCGACACCCATCCCGCGCACGCTCGAGATGGCCGTGACCGGGATCCGGGAGATGTCGACGCTGGCGACGCCGCCAGAAGACCGGCACCCGATCCTCTCGTTCGTGGGTCCTCGCAACGACAAGCAGGTCGCCGCGGCGATCCGTCGTGAGATCCTCCGCGAAGGACAGGTCTTCTACGTGCACAACCGGGTGCAGTCGATTCAGCGGGTCGCCGCACAGCTCGCCGAGCTCGTTCCCGAGGCGCGCATCGCCGTCGCCCACGGGCAGATGGGGGAGCACCAGCTCGAGCAGGTCGTCGACGACTTCTGGGAGCGCAAGTTCGACGTGCTCGTGTCGACGACGATCATCGAGACCGGTCTCGACATCTCGAACGCGAACACCATCATCATCGATCGAGCCGACCGCTACGGCCTGTCGCAGCTGCACCAGCTGCGCGGGCGCGTCGGACGAGGCCGCGAGCGCGCCTACGCGTATTTCCTCTACGACGAGCTCAAACCGCTCTCCGAGACCGCCGCCGACCGTCTGCAGACCATCGCGGTCAACAACGAGCTCGGGTCGGGCATGCAGGTGGCGCTGAAAGACCTGGAGATCCGCGGTGCCGGCAACATGCTCGGCGCCGAGCAAGCCGGACACATCGCGGGCGTCGGCTTCGACCTGTACCTGCGGATGATCGGAGAGGCCGTGTCGACCTTCCGCGGTGAAGAGACCGAGACCGGCGCCGAGCTGCGACTGGAGCTGCCGATCGACGCGCGCATCCCGGATGCCTACATCGACAGTGAGCGTCTGCGTCTGGAGGCCTACCAGAAGCTCTCGTCGGCCTCCACGGCCACCGCAGCGGATGATGCGATCGGTCTGGTGATCGATGAACTGACCGACCGCTATGGAACGCCCCCGCCGGAGGTCGAAGGACTCGTCGCCGTGGCACGTCTCCGTCGCCGCGCCGCGCGCGCGGGAATCAGCGATGTCGTCGTGATGGGCTCGAACCTGCGCATCGCACCGGCACATCTCGCCGACTCGATGCAGGTGCGTCTGCGCCGCCTGTACCCGACCGCGAAGCTCGTGAGCGGTGGCGATGCTCTCGTCGTCCCGATTCCGCGTCCCGGCGATGAGGCGATGACCGATGAGCAGCTCCTCGACTGGGTCGGACAGCTGCTCACCGCCCTCTTCCCCGAACCGGTCGCGGCGAGCAGCTGA
- a CDS encoding SDR family oxidoreductase, with amino-acid sequence MHLPLRGQTALITGVSRRAGIGFGVALALAHLGAHVFLHHFRPHDVDQPWGGDDLDAVRSGVRDALAPGARMGDRNADLRDPAAIDDLVDAATALTGRLDILVCNQAMSGGDGSIFDLTADALDAHWQTNARATLLLTGALARRRRAEQQTTSGKPARPGDRNTGGQPFAAPTGRVIWMTSGQADGPMRGEVAYATSKAALAGVTRTVAAELLEVGLVLNTVNPGPVDTGYLDPATTDRDLSWIPEYLQKTPFGRFGRPEDPAQLIAWLCTDAASWIVGQTLTSDGGFSLL; translated from the coding sequence ATGCACCTTCCTCTTCGCGGACAGACCGCGCTCATCACCGGCGTCTCTCGCCGTGCCGGAATCGGATTCGGCGTCGCTCTCGCCCTCGCCCACCTCGGCGCACACGTGTTCCTCCATCATTTCCGTCCCCACGACGTCGATCAGCCCTGGGGTGGCGATGACCTCGACGCCGTGCGCAGCGGCGTTCGCGATGCTCTCGCGCCCGGCGCGCGGATGGGTGACAGGAATGCCGATCTGCGTGATCCTGCCGCCATCGACGACCTCGTGGATGCGGCCACCGCGCTGACCGGTCGTCTCGACATCCTCGTGTGCAACCAGGCGATGAGCGGCGGTGACGGCAGCATCTTCGATCTGACCGCCGACGCCCTCGACGCCCACTGGCAGACGAACGCCCGTGCGACGCTCCTGCTGACAGGGGCGCTCGCGCGGCGCCGCCGAGCGGAGCAGCAGACGACGTCCGGGAAGCCCGCACGCCCGGGAGACCGGAACACCGGCGGTCAGCCCTTCGCCGCGCCGACCGGAAGGGTGATTTGGATGACGTCCGGGCAGGCTGATGGGCCGATGCGCGGAGAAGTGGCATACGCGACGAGCAAAGCCGCCCTCGCGGGCGTCACCCGCACGGTCGCCGCCGAGCTGCTGGAGGTCGGGCTGGTCCTCAACACCGTGAACCCCGGCCCCGTCGACACCGGGTATCTGGATCCGGCAACGACCGATCGTGATCTCAGCTGGATTCCGGAGTACCTGCAGAAGACGCCGTTCGGCCGATTCGGGAGGCCCGAGGACCCCGCACAGCTCATCGCCTGGCTGTGTACCGACGCCGCATCCTGGATCGTCGGACAGACCCTGACCAGCGACGGAGGATTCTCGCTGCTCTAG